The Brassica napus cultivar Da-Ae chromosome C1, Da-Ae, whole genome shotgun sequence DNA segment ctaatcactgTAGCGCAAGAATCAATAAACTAACCGGCACGTATTTGAATCTGCGGCGCGGAGGCTCTTCTTCTGCCTCCGTCGCCGTCACAGGCTCTTCGCTGGGAGAATTACTCTCGCTTTTGCCATCTTCGTTCCCGCTGCCGCCCTGAGACAATGGAGCCCACTTGAAGAACAACAAGTGCGATCCATCGGAAGCGGACCCACCGTTAACGACGGAGGAGGTATGTTTCTTGGAGGAGGGAGAGACGTGaacccacttcttcttccacttccTAACCGGACCCGTGAATACCGTTGCCGGTCCTCCGTAACGAGTCGAGGACCTACCTAACCGAGCTCCTACTCCTTCCATACTTAACGACTCGCTGATCCAATTCCTAAATTCAAATCACGATCCcgcttttgaatttttattttacagattaataaatgaatttaaaaaaaaaaaaactaatgtttCGTCTCTTTCCTCCgtaagaacaaagaaaaagaaggctctctctctctctttcagaTCTCAAGTTTTGCTATAACCCCCGATCTTAttgggaagagaagaagactcTGTCTTGGCTAGAGGGTTTTCGTTATTGTAATGCTAACTGTAAACCTACGAAAGACTCTTTCTCACCCAGAGGATCTCTGCTAGTCTTGACCTAATAGCGGCGCCTCCAGAGATAGAGCTAACTCGA contains these protein-coding regions:
- the LOC106376514 gene encoding uncharacterized protein LOC106376514, with amino-acid sequence MEGVGARLGRSSTRYGGPATVFTGPVRKWKKKWVHVSPSSKKHTSSVVNGGSASDGSHLLFFKWAPLSQGGSGNEDGKSESNSPSEEPVTATEAEEEPPRRRFKYVPIAVLEEQKKEATETEEDDKVEEDEASAVEPSEKKIEEKPDMNDVPMEDNQEEDKIVRQDLNESTADVDADSENNPKGGEPV